The Ornithinimicrobium sufpigmenti genome includes the window ACCTCATGCTCGGTCGGCACATCCACATGAGGCACAGCGTCGCCGCCTCCATGCTGTGGTTCGGCCCCGGCCGCAGGCAGGAGATCGCCCACCGCCAGCTCGTCGAGGAGGTCATCGACCTGCTTCAGCTGCAGGCCTTCCGCGCCAAGCCGGTCGGTGCGCTCGCCTACGGCATCCAGAAGCGGGTCGAGCTGGGGCGGGCCCTGTGCATCCAGCCTGCGCTGCTGCTGCTCGACGAGCCGATGGCCGGGATGAACGTGGAGGAGAAGGAGGACATGGCCCGCTACATCCTCGACGTCCACGAGCTGGCCGGCGTCAGCGTGGTCCTCATCGAGCACGACATGAACGTCGTCATGGACATCTCCGACCGGGTCAGCGTGCTCGACTTCGGCCGGCTCATCGCCGACGGCACCCCCGACGACGTCAAGACCAACCCTGCGGTGATCGAGGCCTACCTCGGCTCCGACGAGGAGGACTCCGCCGTCAGCGAGGCGCTGCAGACCATGCAGGAGCAGGTCGAGCACGAGCAGAGCGAGCAGCACCAGCCCGAGCAGGACGACCTCGCGCAGAACCGGCTGAAGGGCGACGCCCGTGGCTAGCCGCACGAAGAGTGCTGACCCGAAGGGGACAGGAGGGTCTCCGGGGGGTGAAGCCCCCGAGATGGCTACGTTCCCGCGACTGCTGCGTCAGCTGGCCGAGCAGCGCCCCGACGACGTGGCGATGCAGGAGAAGCTCTACGGCATCTGGCAGCCGATCACCTGGGCCGACTACGCGCGCCGCGTCCAGGACTTCGCCCACGGTCTGGCCGGCTTCGGTGTCGAGCGCGGCTCGATCGTCGCCGTCCTGGGCGACAACCGCCCCGAGTGGCTCATCGCCGAGCTCGCCGCCCAGAGCATGGGCGCGGCCGTCGTCGGCATCTACCCCACCTCCATCGGCGAGGAGCTCGAGCACATCCTGACGATGTCCGCGGCCCGTGTCGTGGTCGTCGAGGACCAGGAGCAGGTGGACAAGCTGCTGCGGCTCAAAGAAGGCCCGCTCGGCCGGCAGATCCAGCACGTCGTCTTCTACGACCCGCACGGGCTGGAGCAGTATGACGATCCCTGGCTGATCGACTTCACCGAGGTCGAGCGGCGCGGCCGGCAGCGGGCCGAGCAGCAGCCGCGGTGGTTCACCGAGCAGGTCGATCAAGGTCGCCCCGACGACATCGCGGTGATCTGCACCACCTCCGGCACGACCTCCAAGCCCAAGCTGGGGGAGCTGTCCCACCACAACCTGCTGGCGATGGCCCACAACCTCACCCAGATCGACCCGGCCGACAGCTCCTTCCGCTACGTCTCCTTCCTGCCGTTCGCCTGGATCGGCGAGCAGATGCTCGCGGTCGCGATCGGGCTGAGCCGCGGGCTGACCATCAGCTTCCCCGAGGACGCCTCGACGCAGCGCTCGGACCTGCGGGAGATCGGCCCGGACGTGATGTTCTCCCCTCCGCGGATCTGGGAGTCGATGCTCTCGGAGGTGCAGGTCCGCATCGACGAGGCCGGTTGGCTCAAGCGCAAGATCTTCGGCTGGGGCTACGACATCGGCGACAAGGCCGCCCGGGCCCGCGTCCAGGGCAAGAGCGGAGGCGGGGTGCTGACCAAGCTCGCCGACGCGGTCTCGACCCGCCCGGTCCGCGACCAGCTCGGGCTCGCGCGGGTCCAGCGCGCCTACACCGGCGGAGCCCCGCTCGGCCCCGACGTCTTCCGCTTCTTCCACGCCATCGGCGTCAACCTCAAGCAGATCTACGGCCAGACCGAGATCTGCGGGATCGCCGTCGTCCACCGCGACGACGACATCGCCTTCAACACCGTCGGCACCCCCATCCCCGGCACCGACCTGCGGATCAGCGAGGACGGCGAGATCCTCCTGCGCTCGGCCTCGGTCTTCCGCGGCTACCACCGCCAGCCCGAGGAGACGGCGAAGGCGGTCGACGAGCAGGGGTGGCTGCATACCGGAGACGCGGGATATCTGGACGAGGACGGGCACCTGGTCGTGATCGACCGCGCCAAGGACGTCCTCACGGCACCGGACGGCAGCCGCTACTCCAGCCAGTTCATCGAGAACAAGATCAAGTTCAGCCCCTACGTCGAGGAGGCCGTCGTCTTCGGGCCGGAGAAGGCCGGCCAGGGCATGACCGCCATGGTCATCCTCGACCCGGGCACCGTCGGGTCCTGGGCCGAGCACGAGCGGCTGTCCTACACGACCTACACCGACCTGGCGGCCAAGGACGAGGTCTACGAGCTCATCGCCGAGGAGATCGTGCACTCCAACGAGGACCTGCCGGAGGCGATCCGGGTCCAGCGGTTCGTGCTGCTGCACAAGCAGCTCGACCCCGACGACGACGAGATCACCCGCACCCGCAAGGTCCGGCGCAACGTCATCGACGAGCGCTACGCCGCCATCATCGCGGCCCTGCGCGCCGGCGAGAACGAGGCCCGGATCAGCAGCCGGGTCACCTATCAGGACGGCACGTCCGTCGTCCGGGAGCTGGCCCTGCGCATCTTCGACCTGACCACCTACGCGATCCCGCAGGGGCGGGGCAGACGACCGGTATGGAGTGGGCGCCGATGAGCGACAGCGTCGTGAGGACACGAGCGTGCGAGGCCCGCAGCGGCGCGCGGAGCTCAGCGAGGGAGGCGCGATGAGTACGTTCGTCAGTGTGCTGGCCTACGGGCTGGCCGACGGGGCGATCCTGGCGCTGGCCGCGCTCGGCTTCGTGCTGATCTACAAGGCCACGTCCGTCATCAACTTCGCCCAGGGCGAGTTCCTGCTGGTGGGCGCCTACATGTTCTACACCGCGTTCGTGGTGATGGGGCTGCCGCTGCTGGTGGCCGTCGTCGTCGGGGTCGTGGTCGCCACCCTCATCGGCGTGCTCGTCGAGCGGCTCATCCTGCGGCCGATGATCGGCGAGAGCGCTATCAGCATCATCATGGTCACGATCGGGCTGTCCTCGCTGCTGCGGGCGCTGGTGCAGATGTTCTACGGCACCAACCCGCGGTCGATGCCGGCGATCCTGCCCCGTGGGTCCGTGGACATCCTGGGTGCCACGGTTCCGCTCAACCGGCTGCTCGTCATCCTCGTCGCCGCGGTCGTGCTCACCGCGTTCACGCTCTTCTTCCGCAAGTCCCGGCACGGCATCGCGATGCGCGCCGTGGCCGACGACCAGCAGGCGGCGATGACGCAGGGCATCTCGGTGCGACGCATCTTCGCCATGTCCTGGGCGCTGGCCGGCGTCAGCGCGCTCATCGCCGGCGTCCTGCTCGCCGACATCTCCACGGTCGACCAGAACATCGCGGCGTTCGGCCTGCTCGTCTTCCCCGTCGTCATCCTCGGCGGCCTGGACTCGGTGCCCGGCACGATCGTCGGCGGCATGATCATGGGCCTGCTCATCCAGGCCACGGGCACCTACTGGGAGGCCGGGCTGGCCACCGTCGTCCCCTACATCGTCCTTGTCCTCATCCTGCTGGTGAAGCCCTACGGGCTGTTCGGCGAGACCCGTATCGAGAGGGTGTGAGCAGACCATGGCCATGACCGCCACCGGCGTGCACCACCGGTCCTACACCTCCGAGCTGAAGCTGCGGGCGACCCGGGCGGAGTACGTCCGGCTCGCGCTGATGGGCGTGCTGCTCGTCGTCCTGCCGTTCGTCCTCGACAACTACTGGATGTCGATCGCCAACACGATCCTCATCGCCGTCATCGGCGCCGTCGGCCTCAACATCCTGGTCGGCTACACCGGCCAGATCTCCCTGGGCCAGGGCGGCTTCCTCGCCGTGGGCGCCTACACCTCGGTGATCCTCTCGGACCGGATGGGTATGCCGACCCCGCTCGCCATCGCCTTCGCGGTGATCATGACCGCGGTGGTCGGCACCTTCTTCGGCCTGCCCGGCCTGCGGCTCAAGGGGCTGTACCTGGCGATCGCCACGCTGGCCAGCCAGCAGATCATCGAGTTCCTCATCCGCCGCGACATCGGTGACTTCCTCACCGGCGGGCTGGGCTACATCAACGTCGAGCGCTTCGGCTTC containing:
- a CDS encoding ABC transporter ATP-binding protein, which codes for MLTRAYQHSLNGSHLPAGEPLLEVEGVSLRFGGVTALSDISFTVTQGHVHAIIGPNGAGKSSMLNCISGIYHPQEGQVRLQTASESGERKISTLTQLPPYKIARLGVARSFQNIELFSHLTVLENLMLGRHIHMRHSVAASMLWFGPGRRQEIAHRQLVEEVIDLLQLQAFRAKPVGALAYGIQKRVELGRALCIQPALLLLDEPMAGMNVEEKEDMARYILDVHELAGVSVVLIEHDMNVVMDISDRVSVLDFGRLIADGTPDDVKTNPAVIEAYLGSDEEDSAVSEALQTMQEQVEHEQSEQHQPEQDDLAQNRLKGDARG
- a CDS encoding AMP-binding protein; translation: MATFPRLLRQLAEQRPDDVAMQEKLYGIWQPITWADYARRVQDFAHGLAGFGVERGSIVAVLGDNRPEWLIAELAAQSMGAAVVGIYPTSIGEELEHILTMSAARVVVVEDQEQVDKLLRLKEGPLGRQIQHVVFYDPHGLEQYDDPWLIDFTEVERRGRQRAEQQPRWFTEQVDQGRPDDIAVICTTSGTTSKPKLGELSHHNLLAMAHNLTQIDPADSSFRYVSFLPFAWIGEQMLAVAIGLSRGLTISFPEDASTQRSDLREIGPDVMFSPPRIWESMLSEVQVRIDEAGWLKRKIFGWGYDIGDKAARARVQGKSGGGVLTKLADAVSTRPVRDQLGLARVQRAYTGGAPLGPDVFRFFHAIGVNLKQIYGQTEICGIAVVHRDDDIAFNTVGTPIPGTDLRISEDGEILLRSASVFRGYHRQPEETAKAVDEQGWLHTGDAGYLDEDGHLVVIDRAKDVLTAPDGSRYSSQFIENKIKFSPYVEEAVVFGPEKAGQGMTAMVILDPGTVGSWAEHERLSYTTYTDLAAKDEVYELIAEEIVHSNEDLPEAIRVQRFVLLHKQLDPDDDEITRTRKVRRNVIDERYAAIIAALRAGENEARISSRVTYQDGTSVVRELALRIFDLTTYAIPQGRGRRPVWSGRR
- a CDS encoding branched-chain amino acid ABC transporter permease, which codes for MSTFVSVLAYGLADGAILALAALGFVLIYKATSVINFAQGEFLLVGAYMFYTAFVVMGLPLLVAVVVGVVVATLIGVLVERLILRPMIGESAISIIMVTIGLSSLLRALVQMFYGTNPRSMPAILPRGSVDILGATVPLNRLLVILVAAVVLTAFTLFFRKSRHGIAMRAVADDQQAAMTQGISVRRIFAMSWALAGVSALIAGVLLADISTVDQNIAAFGLLVFPVVILGGLDSVPGTIVGGMIMGLLIQATGTYWEAGLATVVPYIVLVLILLVKPYGLFGETRIERV